The uncultured Dysgonomonas sp. genome contains the following window.
ACCATCGGTTTTAGCGATATAGTCGTGTGTAGAAACAATACTTCTCCGGTTCTTCGAATTACCATCCGCTCTATATTCTTTGGGATAATTCCAAAAGTGAGCCTCCAAATTCGATTCTCCTTGTTTCAACCAAAGACAAGGATAGTTTTTGAGATTTGACTCGAGGAACAATACATTTTTCGAAGAAGGTGTTTTTACTAATGCGGGAAGATTACCCATAGACTGATTAGTGAGTTCGTCGATCTTTTTTCGTATATAGGGTGCTTCATAGTCGCTGTTGATATTTGTATCTTGCTGATAAATTATTTCCGAAGCTTTATCGAAGATGAACTCTGCATGCTCACTATTTATGGTAATAATACCATCTGTAGCTGTTATAAAACGATATGCAATTCCATCATTATATACTCTGAATTGTAATTTACTTTTATCTTTGAATGTAATAATGAGCTCATTGTATTTCTCTGCAATTTCAGCGTATTTTTCTTTTATTTCGGGGGCAATCATCCGATTCACTGCATTTCGCTTAATGTTAGCTATTTGGGGGTTTCGGTTTGGGAAAAAACCTTTGTCGGTATCGAGCATTACGTCTCTCACTTCAAACAATAATTCATTGCCTGTTTCTACTCTAAAACTAACATCATGGTCAACAGATACAGTAAGACTGATACTCCTATGAGGAGAACTGATATCTATATCTTTTGCATAGACCAAGCACGTAGATAAGAAAAAGATAATAGTACAGATTGCTTTAATTTGTTTTTTCATAGAATAATACTTTTAATATATAATGCAGTACTTTATTTACTGGGGTAAACATTTATTTTCCCTCAAAATGAGTTAATAATGAACTGGTATATAATTCGAGCGTGTATTTCAGATTCGTAAAGCTATTTTTTGCTTTTTTACCTACAAGGTTTGTTTATAAATATGGAATGTCATATTTATGGCTATAATTACAGATTGGCACAATACCTCCTAAAATGATAAATTATTCTTGAGGTTAATTGTCAAATAATTATCGTTGATCTATGAGCAAGTCCTGTAATAATCTCAGCTTTTTACTTTAAGTTGAGACTTATTTTTGCGCGTTTTATACAAAAAACAATAATCAACGATAAATATGTCACAAAAGGGCTTTAAATAGGCGTAATCTGATTTTTGATAAATAATTATTTTATTTTAAAAGCTTACTTTAGTTATAACTTGAAAGCAGGTAATCTATATAAACAAAATTAAGGATTAGTCCATTAAAAAAAATGTAATATACTTCGTAAAACATGTAAAATACAATTATTTATCCTGTAAAATAAACATGGATAATAATAATGATTATTGTTCAGCCGAATTTGTATTCTATTATGTCATTTCTTTCAACATCAGGCTCTAAAATACAAGTATCGAAATGAGGATAATTAAGCCCATCGGGATGGTATTGTGCTTCAAAACAAATTCCGGAAAAAGGAATAAATGGAATCGACAAATATCCGCCTGTATACAGTAACACTCCCGGCATAGATGTATATACATCTAAAGTACGTCCTGATTTTTTTTCCCGAAGAGAGGCTATTGGTTTAGGTGTTTTTTTATTTTGGAGAAAGAATGTATTATAACCTTTCATTGCATCTTTTTTCGGATATATCGTATCTTCAATCACTTTGAAGTGATTAAAATCAAAAGCTGAATCTGTAGTTTCCAATATTGAGCCTGTAGGTAAAAAGCCATCATTCATCTCGAGATACATCAGGGCATCAATCTGTAATTCACAATTTAAGCAAGGGGCTTTGGTGGCTGCAAGATTAAAGTAAGTATGGTTGGTTAGATTTATTGGGGTTTTCTTATCTGAAATGGACTTATATTCTATATTCAAAACATTTTCATTGGAAAAAGAATAGATCACATTGATATTTAAATTTCCGGGAAATCCCCCTTCTCCATGAGGGCTAAAGAGTGAAAAAACGATCTTCTCTTTCCATATTTTATAATCAAATACCTTTTTGTTGAGACCGGAAAATCCGCCATGGATTGAATGTATTCCATCGTTCTTATCCAAACTGTATGTATTTTTATCCAGTGTGAATTGTGCATTGGAAATGCGGTTGGCATAACGTCCGATTGTACAACCTATGTAATAAGGGTCTGTGAAATATTCTTCAAGGGAATCGTAGTGTAACACAATATTTGCATAATTTCCATCTTTATCCGGAACAACTATTGCAGTTATAGTTGCTCCATAGTTAGTCACTTCTATGTATGCTCCGGTTGAATTAGTCAGGCGCAAAAGAATAACCTCTTTATTTTGATGAAGAACTGTTTTTAGCTTAGTTACTGTGTTCATGGCAAGTTCTTGGATTAACGTGTGAAAGAAACAGCCCCATTTGATAATATATAAATAACATGGGGCTTCTGTATTTCTCTCGTTACTTTTTATTATTTTATCGATTCTAGCATAAGCAGTCCATCCTGATGATGGGGATCGAGTGTATGCACCTTGGTCAGGTATTTTTTTGCTTCAGCAACATTGCCTAAGCCTAGATTACCTAATCCCATCACATAATAGCAATGTATCTGATTTCGTGTGTTCAGATTATCTTCCCAAATA
Protein-coding sequences here:
- a CDS encoding aldose epimerase family protein produces the protein MNTVTKLKTVLHQNKEVILLRLTNSTGAYIEVTNYGATITAIVVPDKDGNYANIVLHYDSLEEYFTDPYYIGCTIGRYANRISNAQFTLDKNTYSLDKNDGIHSIHGGFSGLNKKVFDYKIWKEKIVFSLFSPHGEGGFPGNLNINVIYSFSNENVLNIEYKSISDKKTPINLTNHTYFNLAATKAPCLNCELQIDALMYLEMNDGFLPTGSILETTDSAFDFNHFKVIEDTIYPKKDAMKGYNTFFLQNKKTPKPIASLREKKSGRTLDVYTSMPGVLLYTGGYLSIPFIPFSGICFEAQYHPDGLNYPHFDTCILEPDVERNDIIEYKFG